From the genome of Methylocystis echinoides:
ACGACGAAGTCAATTTCTGGCCTACGGCCAGCCCCCTTAGTGAGTGGAGCAATTACAGGGTGCTTATGACCTGGCACTGCAAAGTTCCTCCACGACCGATTAGAGTCCGGCCTTTGAGAGGACGGACGAATGAAGCGTGCACGTTTCACTGAAGAGCAGATTATCGGCGTGCTGCGGGAGCATGAGGCAGGCGCGAAGACCGCCGATCTCGCCCGCAAGCACGGCGTTTCCGAAGCGACGCTCTACAACTGGAAAGCCAAATACGGCGGCATGGACGTTTCGGAGGCTAAGCGTCTGAAGGCGCTGGAAGAGGAGAATGTAAAGCTTAAGAAGCTGTTGGCGGAAGCCATGCTCGACGCCTCCGCGCTCCGTGAGCTTCTGTCAAAAAAATGGTAGGGCCCGCCGCCAAGCGCGAGGGAGTCGCGCATCTGCGGGCCGCGATGGGCCTGTCGGAACGGCGGGCCTGTGGCCTTGTCGGCGCGGATCGCACGATGATCCGCTATCGTTCTCGGCGTTCGCCGGACATAGAGCTGCGGGAGCAGATCCGCGATCTCGCCAACGCCCGCAAGCGCTTCGGTTACCGGCGTTTATTCATTTTGCTGCGCCAGGCGGGCGAGCCTTCGGGCGTCAACCGCATCTACCGGCTCTATCGCGAGGAGGGCCTGAGCGTGCGCAAACGACGATCGCGAAAACGCGCCGTCGGGACACGGGGGCCAATTCCAATTGAGGCAAAGGCCAATGCGCGGTGGTCGCTCGACTTCGTTCACGACCAGTTCGCTAGCGGTCGCCGCTTCCGGGTTCTGAACATCGTGGACGACGCGACGCGTGAATGTCTCGCAGCAATCCCCGACACGTCGATTTCGGGCCGTCGCGTCGCGCGGGAGCTTACGGCGCTGATCGGCAGGCGCGGCAAGCCAGGGACGATCGTTTCCGACAATGGCACGGAGTTCACCTCGAACGCGATGCTCTCCTGGTCAGAGGAGCATCGGATCGCTTGGCATTTCATCGCCCCGGGCAAGCCCATGCAGAACGGCTTCTGTGAGAGCTTCAATGGGCGGATGCGCGACGAACTCCTAAACGAGACGCTGTTTCTCGGGCTAGACCACGCCCGAGAGAAGATCGCGGCCTGGGTCGATGACTACAATCACCGGCGACCGCATTCCGCGCTCGCCTACCTAACCCCGGCAGCCTACGCCGCCTCGCTCCCCGCAACATGCAATCGGCTGCGCAACCCCGACCAGCTTCGCCGATCGCATGTTGCTCACATCGCGCCTCACGGCGTAAAACTCCACGGGGCTCCAATCGCCGCTGGATGAAACTTCAGTGGCAGGTCACTTATACTCAGCGATCGCTCGATTCCCACTCCGTGCGCTTAGGATCTGTCCGATCGGATGGGTCAAATACTTCTCGCTGAATAGACCGCTACGATCGCAGGCGGTCTCGAAGTGAAGCCATGATCCTACACCTTCCGTAAGCAACCGTGCGTAATTCATTGTATCCCCTTCCTCGGACCGCCGCGTGTACTATAGTGCGTGACTAGGCCAGTCGGATAGACCGCGCGAAAATCAGCCCCCTTTACACGACGGCCGCGCCCTTACCCCCACGAATGACCGCTTTGGGGTCATAAGCAGTAAACCGGCAACTGTTCCACTCGCTCCCCGCAAGCGTTAGATCATAATGGTGTACTGAAATACCAAAAGGGTATTGACTGGGAATACCGGAATGGTTTATCGCTTTCCTCCATCGTCATTCCGGCGATGGAGAATGGCATGGCCGCTACAGTGCTACCGCCGCTAAGACTAACCAGGGTCAAAGAATCCGCCCCTGGGGTAATCACCGCTCGTACCGGCGCTTTTCCGGTCTCCGGCGTCGACGGACAAGGGGCCCAGTCCGTCCGCCAAGTCGCCACCGGGCGAACAAGCAGCCCCAGAAACGCGACAGGTCGGTCGTCTTTAAAGACGCGCATCTCCGCTACCGCCAGGGCGTGCGGCTGCAAATGGGCTGGTCGTTCGCGCAATGCCTCCGCACCGCCTGGGCGGCTGCTCATCAGCGCCAGCAAGCGCCCGCGCCACATCGCATTGCCGATCGCCGGCGAGCGCAGCCCCGCGACTTCCTTTTCGTCTCATCAGCGCCTCTCGCCGCCCGACCCAACACCGCCTTCGCAAGGTCACGCGTAGCAGGCGAAGGCGGCGGGCGTTGGCGGACCATTCTGCGCCCGCCGCTGCATTCAAGGTAAGGAGATTAGAGATGCGTACTCGAGAAGGCGTCTTATCCGCGATGGCGGAAGCCATACCCGATTACATTAACCTCGACGACCGCGCCGCCGTCGCCCTCGCCTTGGTCCACAAAGGCTACCGTGGCGCCGAGATCGGCGACGACCTGCCTTTGATCATCGACATGGCCCGGACGCTGCGCGCTGACCACGCCGACCCCTCGCCCCGAAACCAAATTCTCGACATAGCCGCGACAGCGGCGCAGTTCTGAAGGGCGGCAATGATTTCTCTCCCGCTCGCCGCGCTCTCCTACATCGTCCTGCAACGAGCCAAGGGAGCGCGCGGGGAAGGATACGCAAGAAAGGCCGCGATCCTTTTGCTGATCGCCTGGACACTCTTCATTTTCGCAGTGAGCGCCTTCGTATTCAGCCTGAGCATCTGACCAGAAACCATGAAGGAAAAGCAATGTCAGTTTTGACCAGCGTAATCGAATTCCTTGCCCCAAAAACCCTTAGCGACGACGAGCTGCTAGACACGATCGGATTCTTCGCCGACGCAAACAGAGATCTTCGCAGCGTGGTCGACCAGCAAGAGACCGCGTTGAGCCAAACGCGCAAGGCGCTTCGCGGCGCGAAGACTCGCGCGAACAAATTCGCCTGTCTCGCGCTTCTCGGATTTGGCTTGATCGCCATTGAGGGCCACGCGCTCGCCCTCTACTTCCTCCCGAAATGAGACCGCCCATGGATCCGTGCTTCATGTCATTTTCTATCCGTGCGCGGTCAGCGCGATCCTCTTGGCCCGCGCAAGCTATTTGTTCGCCAGGGACCGCCATTTTTCGCCGGCGTGCGCCGGGGCCATCCTGACCTTGCCGCCCGCGATCGTCGCCGTGTGGGCCTTCGCGCACATGCTTCCCATCTAGCGAAAGCAAGTTCAACCCGCGGGCCCGCGCTCGCGCCAGTCGAGACGATGCAATGACTCTACGGCTTTCTGAAATCTTCGGCGTCTCCAAGTTCAACGCGCGCAAGGACGCGCCCAACCAACAAGAAATCGAGGAAATGGCCGCGAGCATCCTTGCGCGCGGCGTGACGACGCCTCTCACTGTCCGAATGGAGGACGGAGCCTGGCGAGCGCTCGACGGCGGCCGGCGCCTGGCCGCACTTGGCTTCCTCGTCGCCGAAAGCAGGCTGCCCGACGGCGAGGCCTATCCCGTCCCAGTGACCTTCTTCGAAGGCGATGACGAGGCGGCGGCCGAAGTCTCTCTGATTTCCTTCGTGCATCGCCGCGATTTGCACCCGGTCGAGGAATTCGAGCGCTTCGTGGAATTGCAGGAGCGCTTCGGACTCGACGCCCAGGCGATCGCCGCGCGGACAGGCAAGACGGTCGCCTTCGTAAAAGGGCGCCTGCGGCTTGCTCGGCTATCGCCGAAGGTCCGCGGAGCCTGGCGCAAGGGCGAGCTGACGGCCGACCAGGCGCGCGCCTTCTCAGCTACCGACAATCAGGAGGCGCAGGACGCGTTTCTTACGGGCAACCAGTTCCACGCGACCGTAGGTGCGCGTTGGATCGCGCGGACGCTTTCCGGAAATGACGTCTTGACGCGCGACGCGCGCGTGATCTTCGCCGGGCTCGACGCCTATGTTGCAGCCGGCGGCCGCCTCGACGAGCAGCTTTTCGAGGAAGAAAGCCTCATTCTCGACGTCCCCATTCTCGACGCCGTGGCGCGCGACGCCCTCGTCGCGAGAGCGGAGGCGCTCTGCGCCGCCGAAGGCTGGGGCTGGTTCGAGACCTCTTACGGCGAAGCGAAGTTCTTCGATTTCGATCGGGTCGAGCGCTTCGATCTGACGGACGACGAGCAAGCCCGTCTCGACGAAATCGAGGACCTCTGCGACGAGGCGGAAGAAGCCGACGACGAGGCCACGATTGCCAGCCTCGATCTGGAGGTGCGCGAGATCCAGGGCCGCGCCCGTCTACGCGCCATTCCAGCGGAAGAGCGGGCGACGCTCGGCATTTTTGTCGAAATCGGCGGTGAGGGCGAATTTGAGGTTTCTTACGCCCTTCGGCAGGGCACAGCTCAGACGCGAGAGGAAGAGGGCGATCAGTCCCCCGAAGCCAGAACGACCCGCGGCGAGAGGGCGTCTGCGGGGCCGACACCGCCGCCAGTGAAGCCCAGCGAGCCGATCGGCCGGACGACGCGGGCCATTCTCGACGAGGCGGCGACCGCGGCGCTTTCCGACGCCTTCGCGCGCAATCCGCGGCTGGCGATGCTCTTCATGGTCGCCGCCTTGGGCTGCGGCTACGGCGCCTCGCCGCTCCATGCGTCGGGGACGGCTAGATCTGGCTTTGCGCCGGAGAACGCCTTGCTTGCTGAAATCCGTCATGGGGGCTTCGAAAAGGCGCTGGCGATCTGCGCGCGACACGAGATCGAAGATCCGGCGACGCTGCCCGTCGCGTTCGCCACGCTCGTGGGCGGCCTGGTCAGCACCGATCGCGTCGCGGAATTCGACACCGCGCGCATCTCTCTCGCGGCTTGCTCGCGGTTTTGCGACATCGCCGGAGACCTGCGCCGACACATGGATTTCGAGGCCTATTTCAAGGCCGAGCCTCGCGACGAGGCGATCGACGCCATCCGCGCCATGGACGGCCAAGGGGCGTCGAGCGACGCCGGGAAGCTCAGAAAGCCCGAGTTGGCGAAGCGCGCCGCTATCCTCGCTCAGGACCGCGATTGGCTTCCTGTGGTTTTTGCCGAGGCTCTAGGCGCAGAATCCGGAGAGGTGGCCGCGCCGGATCCGGACACGCGTTCGACCGCCGAAGCCATGCGGGACGCGATCGAGGTCGATGAAGCGGCGAGGGCAGGGGCGCAGGACGCCCTCGAGCAGAAAATCTCGGAGGCCGCTTCGGCCTATCCCGGCCTTGCCGAATTTCTTCGCCAAAACGTGCACTTTGGGAATGAGGCGCTCGATGCTGGCCGCGTGAAGGCTTCGGATCTTTACGACGCCTATCTTTCATTTTGCGAACGCGCCCAGAGAAAAGCTGCGTCCCTCCGCGAGTTCGGCAACATCATTTCACAGATCGGCGTTGAGAAGAAGCGCCTGAAGAACGGCGTGCATTATCTCAACATCGCTCTTCGCGGCGTCGCCGCATCGGCGACGGCAGCATAGCGAGGGGCCAATGGCGGGCAGCGTTAACAAAGTAATCCTGGTCGGTCGACTCGGCCGCGACCCCGACACGCGGGCGACCCAGGGCGGGCAAATCGTCGTGAGCTTCTCGATCGCGACGGACGAAACGTGGATCGACAAGGGGTCGGGCGAGCGCAAGCAGCGCACTGAATGGCACAACGTCGTGATTTTCAACGAAGGCCTCGCGAAGATTGCCGAGAACGATCTCAAGAAAGGCTCGCGCGTCTACGTCGAGGGCATGCAATGCACCCGGGAATACACCGATCGCGACGGACATGCGCGTAAGGTCACCGAGGTTCTGCTGAAGCAGTTCCGCGGCGAGCTCTGCCTTCTGGACAGCGCCGGCGCGCGTCCGGCGCCCGAAGAGGGTAGTTACGGCTCTGAGTCCACTCGCGGCGCAGCGCAGCAGTCAAAGACCTATGATGATCCACGCATCGCGATGGACGAGAAGCCCGGTTCGCAGCGCCTCTCCGATCAGCTCGACGACGACATTCCGTTCTAATCAAATTGGAAGACGCCCAATGGAGAAACGAGGCCAATGAGCAGCAATCAACAGTCAGCCGACGCGGCCGGGGAAACAGCGGCGATGCAGTATCGTGACCTCAAGATGCAGGCGATCCCCGAGGGGTTTCCTTACGACCTCGACGCAAACTGCTCGCCGACGCTGCTACTCGTCGCGGCGCATTGCCTTCTCGTCAATTATCTGAACGGCCCAACGAAACCAGAGAAGGCCGCTGTCGCAAAGGAGGCCCTCGAGATCCTCGAGGAGCACCTTGGGCCATTCAAGTTTGTAGACCGTCACTAACCGAGACGGTTCGTGAGCAGGCTGACGGAGCGAGGAGATCTCAGCATTGAGCAAGCCGCCGCAAAGCCTTTTGACCATTGATGAGGTCGCCGATAGGCTTCACGTCTCCCGGCGCTGGCTGCAGGGGTTCTTGCGAAGCCGCTCTTATGGTCGCATGGCCGGGCGGAAGCGGCTGTTTACTGAAAGCGATGTTGTTCAAATTATTGAGGATTTGCCATGCCCCTCAAGCTCATCCCGCCACGCGCCGGAAAAAGTCCGAACTGGACGGTTCGCGGGACACACCTCGGGGTCCGCGTTGACCGAACTACGGGGGCTTCTGACAAAAAGCTCGCGGGCAAAGTCCTCGCCCAAATCCGAGACGAGATCGAACGTGGCTCCTTTTCCGGGCCAAAGAAGGCGACCTTCGCGAACGCCGCTCTGAAATATGTCCGGACCGGGGGTGAACCGCGGTTCGTGTTAAAGCTCGCCGAGCACTTCGGTGAGACGCCGCTCGAGCGTATCGACCAGGCCGCGATAGACGAAGCCGCAGTGACTTTGTATCCTCGCGCGTCCATGGCGACGCGCAACCGGCAGGTTTATTCCCCGGTTTCAGCGATCCTGAAACTCGCTGGCGTTGACGATCGCCTCCGGCGGCCGAAGGGAGGCCGCGGAAGCCGCCGCATTTTCTGGCTCACTCCTGAGCAGGCGGAGAGGTTGCTCGCGGCCGCTGGGGAGCGGGATCCGGAATTCGGAGTCTTCCTTACCTTTTTGCTTTACACCGGCTGCCGCCTATCCGAGGCGCTGACGCTCGATGTCGAGCGCGTTAATCTGCCAGAGGCGTGGGCATACATCCCGATAACAAAAACGGAGGCGCCACGGCTCGCCCACCTTCCGCCCGTCCTTGTCGCGGCCCTTGCAGGACACCCCCGCGGTCTCGACCGCAAGGGCAAGCTATTCAGGTTCGGGAAGAATGGGCGGCTTTACGCGTGGCTAGACGAGGCTGCGCGGGCAGCTGGCGTCGATATCCCGCCGCGCGTGGCCTTCCACGCCTTCCGCCACACTTGGGCGACCTGGATGCGCCGCTACGGCGGCCTCGATACTGCCGGGTTGGTCGAGACACAGGCTTGGCGCTCCCGCCAGGCGGCGTCAGTTTATGAGCACCTGGTCCAGACTGAGGAGGCGCGAAAAGCAGATTTTCTGCCCCAGGTTTGGAAGGCGCCCACATGAAGCAAAACATGCATCCAGACGGTGGCGCCGCAACGGTCGAATGGCGAGATTTTCAG
Proteins encoded in this window:
- a CDS encoding IS3 family transposase (programmed frameshift), producing the protein MKRARFTEEQIIGVLREHEAGAKTADLARKHGVSEATLYNWKAKYGGMDVSEAKRLKALEEENVKLKKLLAEAMLDASALRELLFKKMVGPAAKREGVAHLRAAMGLSERRACGLVGADRTMIRYRSRRSPDIELREQIRDLANARKRFGYRRLFILLRQAGEPSGVNRIYRLYREEGLSVRKRRSRKRAVGTRGPIPIEAKANARWSLDFVHDQFASGRRFRVLNIVDDATRECLAAIPDTSISGRRVARELTALIGRRGKPGTIVSDNGTEFTSNAMLSWSEEHRIAWHFIAPGKPMQNGFCESFNGRMRDELLNETLFLGLDHAREKIAAWVDDYNHRRPHSALAYLTPAAYAASLPATCNRLRNPDQLRRSHVAHIAPHGVKLHGAPIAAG
- a CDS encoding ParB N-terminal domain-containing protein; this encodes MTLRLSEIFGVSKFNARKDAPNQQEIEEMAASILARGVTTPLTVRMEDGAWRALDGGRRLAALGFLVAESRLPDGEAYPVPVTFFEGDDEAAAEVSLISFVHRRDLHPVEEFERFVELQERFGLDAQAIAARTGKTVAFVKGRLRLARLSPKVRGAWRKGELTADQARAFSATDNQEAQDAFLTGNQFHATVGARWIARTLSGNDVLTRDARVIFAGLDAYVAAGGRLDEQLFEEESLILDVPILDAVARDALVARAEALCAAEGWGWFETSYGEAKFFDFDRVERFDLTDDEQARLDEIEDLCDEAEEADDEATIASLDLEVREIQGRARLRAIPAEERATLGIFVEIGGEGEFEVSYALRQGTAQTREEEGDQSPEARTTRGERASAGPTPPPVKPSEPIGRTTRAILDEAATAALSDAFARNPRLAMLFMVAALGCGYGASPLHASGTARSGFAPENALLAEIRHGGFEKALAICARHEIEDPATLPVAFATLVGGLVSTDRVAEFDTARISLAACSRFCDIAGDLRRHMDFEAYFKAEPRDEAIDAIRAMDGQGASSDAGKLRKPELAKRAAILAQDRDWLPVVFAEALGAESGEVAAPDPDTRSTAEAMRDAIEVDEAARAGAQDALEQKISEAASAYPGLAEFLRQNVHFGNEALDAGRVKASDLYDAYLSFCERAQRKAASLREFGNIISQIGVEKKRLKNGVHYLNIALRGVAASATAA
- the ssb gene encoding single-stranded DNA-binding protein, producing MAGSVNKVILVGRLGRDPDTRATQGGQIVVSFSIATDETWIDKGSGERKQRTEWHNVVIFNEGLAKIAENDLKKGSRVYVEGMQCTREYTDRDGHARKVTEVLLKQFRGELCLLDSAGARPAPEEGSYGSESTRGAAQQSKTYDDPRIAMDEKPGSQRLSDQLDDDIPF
- a CDS encoding site-specific integrase, producing the protein MPLKLIPPRAGKSPNWTVRGTHLGVRVDRTTGASDKKLAGKVLAQIRDEIERGSFSGPKKATFANAALKYVRTGGEPRFVLKLAEHFGETPLERIDQAAIDEAAVTLYPRASMATRNRQVYSPVSAILKLAGVDDRLRRPKGGRGSRRIFWLTPEQAERLLAAAGERDPEFGVFLTFLLYTGCRLSEALTLDVERVNLPEAWAYIPITKTEAPRLAHLPPVLVAALAGHPRGLDRKGKLFRFGKNGRLYAWLDEAARAAGVDIPPRVAFHAFRHTWATWMRRYGGLDTAGLVETQAWRSRQAASVYEHLVQTEEARKADFLPQVWKAPT